The window GACCCCGTCTGCGAGGCTGCATAGCCTCATCAACCAGCGACGTCCGCCGAGCCCTTTTCAACATCGGGCGGGACATCCCCGCGTGGTGGTATCGACCGGCATCGATCCCATCAGCATTTCCGATGGCCCCTATGCCGGCAAGTCCAACCCGCATGCCTGGATGTCGCCCAGCGCGGCGTTGATCTATGTCGACAACATCCGCGACGCCTTCGTGAAACACGACCCGCGGAATGCCGAGACCTACACGGCCAACGCCGAGGCCTATAAGCAGACGATCACGGCCACCATCGATCCGATCAGGACAACACTTGCCGCCGTGCCGGACGCCCGGCGCTGGCTGGTCACCAGCGAGGGTGCCTTCTCGTATCTGGCGCGCGATTTCGGCCTGACGGAACTTTATCTCTGGCCGATCAATGCCGACCAGCAGGGCACGCCGCAGCAGGTTCGCAAGGTCATTGATGCGGTGCGCCAGCATGCAATCCCGGTCGTCTTCTCGGAAAGCACGATTTCCCCGGCGCCGGCCCGCCAAGTGGGCCTAATCGGCCCGAAGCTGCGATTTTGGCCAAGTTGTGGAACGTTGCCGGAACGGATTGACGGCGAAGGCTCGGCGACCTGAGAATTCACTCCTGAAACAGGGAGTGAACGTATGGGTTTGCGTGTTTCGCCTGAGGCTTTGGCTGGGGAATGGAGCCTCTCTTTTGCCGACAATGACTTTGTGAACGCCAAGCCGGCCGGGTCGAGGCTCGGACTGGCGGTG of the Tistrella bauzanensis genome contains:
- a CDS encoding metal ABC transporter solute-binding protein, Zn/Mn family, translating into TPSARLHSLINQRRPPSPFQHRAGHPRVVVSTGIDPISISDGPYAGKSNPHAWMSPSAALIYVDNIRDAFVKHDPRNAETYTANAEAYKQTITATIDPIRTTLAAVPDARRWLVTSEGAFSYLARDFGLTELYLWPINADQQGTPQQVRKVIDAVRQHAIPVVFSESTISPAPARQVGLIGPKLRFWPSCGTLPERIDGEGSAT